The Methanoculleus thermophilus genome includes a window with the following:
- a CDS encoding DUF357 domain-containing protein — translation MTLEEYGALFSEALSRTRTAVPAGTPLGRAADEVLEMAAAYLSDGWTFLRTGDPVNALAAFAYGLGWLDCGTSLGLLEPQSGHPPVGVDAQIPDAMSAHLHEKTHRYRRMLNAALSAVEVGADEASPLYAGGEVLYSWAAFWYKEGVERLEAVDLPGALARYSYGYAWLDAGIRAGLFRITGERDLFTV, via the coding sequence ATGACCCTCGAAGAGTACGGGGCACTCTTCTCGGAGGCTCTCTCCCGGACCAGGACTGCCGTTCCGGCAGGAACGCCTCTTGGCCGGGCGGCGGACGAGGTGCTCGAGATGGCTGCAGCGTACTTAAGTGATGGTTGGACGTTTCTTCGAACGGGCGATCCGGTAAACGCGCTTGCAGCCTTTGCCTACGGGCTCGGGTGGCTTGACTGCGGCACAAGCCTGGGATTGCTTGAGCCGCAGTCAGGCCATCCGCCAGTCGGAGTGGATGCGCAGATCCCGGATGCCATGAGCGCCCACCTGCACGAAAAGACCCATCGGTATCGCAGGATGCTCAATGCTGCTCTGTCTGCGGTCGAAGTGGGGGCGGACGAGGCAAGTCCGCTCTATGCGGGGGGGGAGGTGCTTTACTCCTGGGCAGCGTTCTGGTATAAAGAAGGCGTGGAGCGTCTCGAGGCCGTGGATCTTCCCGGAGCCCTTGCCCGATATAGTTATGGGTATGCCTGGCTGGACGCCGGCATCCGCGCGGGGCTTTTCAGAATAACCGGTGAG
- the dph5 gene encoding diphthine synthase: MLTFVGLGLYDLGDISVKGLDYVRNADAVYLEAYTSRLMGADVSEMEAFFGKEIRVLAREDVEQDPHEIIERAASGQVAFLTGGDPMISTTHADLRIRAAAAGVATSIIHASSISSAVSGLSGLQNYRFGKSCSVPFPARGWFPTTPIETIAKNLELSLHTLVYLDIQKDRYMRIPEAITILEEMAEKCGIEPPTLYVGIARAGSENPVVRAGTGAKLKETDFGPPLHVLVVPADLHPMEREYLEVFADL; encoded by the coding sequence ATGTTAACGTTCGTGGGTCTCGGCCTCTACGATCTCGGTGATATCTCCGTCAAAGGCCTTGATTACGTCAGGAATGCTGATGCAGTCTATCTGGAGGCATACACGTCGCGGCTGATGGGTGCGGACGTCTCCGAGATGGAGGCGTTCTTTGGGAAGGAGATCAGGGTGCTTGCACGCGAGGATGTTGAACAGGACCCCCATGAGATCATCGAGCGTGCGGCGAGTGGTCAGGTGGCGTTCCTGACCGGAGGGGACCCCATGATCTCGACGACACACGCCGATCTCCGGATACGGGCGGCTGCTGCCGGGGTTGCGACCTCCATCATTCACGCATCGTCCATATCGAGCGCAGTCTCGGGTCTTTCGGGTCTCCAGAACTACCGGTTCGGAAAGTCCTGTTCGGTTCCGTTCCCGGCCAGGGGGTGGTTCCCGACGACTCCCATCGAGACGATAGCCAAAAACCTTGAACTCTCCCTCCATACGCTCGTCTACCTCGATATCCAGAAGGATCGCTACATGCGCATACCAGAGGCGATCACCATCCTCGAGGAGATGGCGGAGAAGTGCGGGATCGAGCCGCCCACGCTCTACGTGGGCATCGCCCGGGCTGGGTCCGAGAACCCCGTAGTCCGGGCTGGGACCGGTGCGAAACTCAAGGAGACCGATTTTGGACCTCCACTCCACGTTCTCGTCGTCCCGGCGGACCTCCATCCCATGGAGCGTGAGTATCTGGAGGTCTTTGCCGATCTATGA
- the feoB gene encoding ferrous iron transport protein B, whose amino-acid sequence MRFALVGNPSVGKSLIFNQLTGLGVEVSNYPGTTVELQRGNTCFQREMIELVDLPGVYSLDGESEEEALVREFLGQREIDAVIVVTNVTRLERNLYLLLQVAEYGLPMVVVLNMVDEAVKQGLEIDTNPLRDLLGVDVILAAAAQGKNIDQIIPAALAATRPATVEIPYDHHIEAAVRSLGKIFGADRVESIQALQGIGDNPELLEAARAIADEIESRHRMTAAQIIAANRHNFAHQIADLMLKEDVMLPRSDLDGFLTRAFPGIPILLGVLVGMLLLVFALGTFLEEMIVELFDVFALEPFHMLGLPPLIDVVGASILLALQAGFGIAFPYVLLFYIFISILEDSGYMTRAAFLADNAMHRLGMHGGAVIPLTLAFGCNVPAIMSVRLLHSRRERIIGSFLATMVPCSARTVVIAGIVAAFVGIGAAFSVYAIVFVLILITGLFLSRVTPGERFGMIMEMVPLRRPDPRLVLKKAWSRLSEFLFIAMPLLLAGSVVLGLLEFFGIMTLFEQIVEPYTMALLGLPGYSATALIFGILRKEMAFETLAILAGTADLGSVLSSLQLYIFAIVTVLFVPCLATITVLLREVGARITLAITAYTVALGLFVGALLFHLLG is encoded by the coding sequence ATGAGGTTTGCGCTGGTCGGTAATCCCAGTGTGGGCAAGTCCCTGATCTTCAACCAGCTCACCGGCCTCGGGGTCGAGGTGAGCAACTATCCCGGGACCACCGTCGAGTTGCAGCGGGGCAACACCTGTTTTCAGCGCGAGATGATCGAACTCGTGGATCTCCCCGGTGTCTACTCACTGGATGGTGAATCCGAGGAGGAGGCCCTGGTCCGCGAGTTCCTGGGGCAGCGGGAGATCGATGCGGTTATTGTGGTGACCAACGTCACCCGTCTGGAGCGCAACCTCTACCTCCTCCTCCAGGTTGCGGAGTACGGGCTCCCGATGGTCGTTGTGCTGAACATGGTCGACGAAGCCGTAAAACAGGGGCTTGAGATTGACACCAACCCGCTCCGCGACCTCCTCGGTGTCGATGTGATTCTCGCGGCCGCAGCGCAGGGGAAGAACATCGATCAGATCATCCCGGCGGCCCTTGCCGCAACCCGGCCGGCGACGGTGGAGATCCCGTACGACCATCATATCGAAGCTGCCGTCCGAAGCCTCGGGAAGATCTTTGGAGCCGATCGTGTAGAGAGCATCCAGGCGCTTCAGGGCATCGGCGATAACCCGGAACTGCTCGAAGCGGCACGAGCGATCGCCGACGAGATCGAGTCCCGGCACCGGATGACGGCCGCCCAGATCATTGCTGCCAACCGGCATAACTTCGCCCACCAGATCGCCGATCTGATGCTCAAAGAAGACGTGATGCTCCCCCGGTCCGACCTCGACGGCTTCCTGACGCGGGCCTTCCCGGGCATCCCCATTCTCCTTGGGGTTCTCGTGGGGATGCTCCTCCTGGTCTTTGCGCTCGGGACGTTTCTTGAGGAGATGATCGTCGAACTCTTCGATGTATTTGCACTGGAGCCGTTCCACATGCTCGGGTTGCCGCCGCTCATCGATGTAGTGGGAGCCTCCATCCTGCTCGCGCTCCAGGCTGGTTTTGGGATAGCGTTCCCGTACGTCCTCCTCTTCTATATCTTCATCTCCATCCTCGAGGACTCCGGATACATGACCCGGGCGGCGTTTCTCGCCGACAACGCGATGCACCGTCTCGGCATGCACGGTGGGGCGGTCATCCCCCTCACCCTGGCGTTCGGGTGCAACGTGCCGGCCATCATGAGCGTACGGCTCCTGCACTCGCGGCGCGAGCGAATAATCGGCTCGTTCCTGGCCACGATGGTCCCATGTTCGGCGCGGACCGTCGTCATCGCCGGGATTGTGGCAGCCTTCGTCGGGATCGGGGCGGCGTTCAGCGTCTACGCCATTGTCTTTGTTCTGATCCTCATAACGGGCCTCTTCCTCTCCCGTGTGACACCCGGGGAGCGCTTCGGGATGATCATGGAGATGGTCCCGCTCCGTCGGCCGGACCCGCGGTTGGTGCTAAAAAAGGCCTGGTCGCGCCTCTCCGAGTTTCTCTTCATCGCGATGCCCCTCCTCCTTGCAGGAAGCGTCGTCCTTGGGCTGCTTGAGTTCTTCGGCATCATGACCCTCTTTGAGCAGATCGTGGAGCCCTACACCATGGCCCTCCTCGGTCTTCCCGGGTACTCTGCAACAGCCCTCATCTTCGGGATCTTGCGAAAGGAGATGGCATTTGAGACCCTTGCCATCCTCGCGGGCACTGCAGACCTCGGCTCGGTGCTCTCGTCCCTCCAACTCTATATCTTTGCGATCGTGACCGTCCTCTTCGTCCCCTGCCTTGCGACCATCACGGTCCTCCTGCGTGAGGTCGGGGCACGGATCACGCTTGCGATCACGGCATATACTGTCGCCCTCGGTCTCTTTGTCGGGGCTCTTCTCTTCCATCTTCTGGGGTAG